The DNA segment GGCGGCCCAGGCCTTGCTGCAAGCGCCGGCACGACCCGTCGTGCTGTTGCCCAAGGCTGGCATCGAACTGGCAGGGATCGCACCGGGGATTCAGTGGCTCGGCGCCATGCTGCCCGCCACTCCCATCCAGTGGCTGCTATTCCATGAAGCGGCGGGGCGCCCTGCAGGCACCGACTGGCTACGCGACCCGCAGTCGCTGCTGTTGGTGATGACCAGCGCCAACCCCGGTGGCGAACCGCTGGTGACCGGCAACAATGAAGCCCTGCAAAGGTTGTCCGGCATTGCCGACGCCTTCCTGCTTCATGACAGAGACATTCTTCTCCGTTGCGACGACAGTGTGATGCGCGTCTCAGCCTCGGGTCCGGCCTTTCTCCGCCGCGCCCGGGGCTACACGCCGTGCCCGATCAAATTGCCTCTCTCCGGTCCCTCCGTGCTGGCATTGGGAGCAGCGCTGAAAAACACCCTCTGTATCACCAGGGGCGATGAAGCTTTCGTCTCCGCGCATATTGGCGACCTGGATAATGCCGCTACCTGCACCTTTCTCGAAGAGACGGTGGAGCATCTGAGCGGCATCCTTGATGTTCGTCCTGAAGCGCTCGCCTGCGATCTGCATCCGGACTTCCATTCCACCCGCCTGGCCCATGCTCTGGCCGAACGCTGGAATCTGCCCCTCATTCAAGTACAGCACCATCATGCCCATCTGGCCGCCCTGGCTGTCGAGCATGGCGTCAGCGATACCCTGATTGGCTGCGCTCTTGATGGCGTTGGCCTGGGCAGCGACGGCACGCCATGGGGCGGAGAATTGCTGAGCGTTGACGACGACGGCAGTTTCGCCCGCCTCGGCCACCTCACCTGCTTGCCTTTGCCCGGGGGCGACCGCGCCGCACGCGAGCCGTGGCGGATGGCGGCGGCAGTGCTGCATCGCCTGGGGCGAGGCGATGAAATTGCCCTACGGTACGCCGCCCACCCCGCCGCCGCCCAACTGAATACGCTGCTGGAGCGGGGGATTAATGCGCCGCTGACTTCCAGCCTGGGACGGGTCTTCGATGCTGCCGCCGCCCTGCTCGGCTTATGCGACAACACCAGCTTCGAAGGCCAGGCCGCGATGCTGCTGGAAGGCTGCGCCGCGCGACATTCGGGAGCGCTCAGGATTTGGGGGCAGAGCTGGCATATCGAAAAAAACCAGCTCTCCTTGTTGCCCCTGCTGGCCCGCCTGGCGGAATGGGACGGCAGCCGCGAAGAGGCGGCGGCCCGTTTTCACCTCACCCTGGCACATGCCCTGGTCGACTGGATTTCTGCGCTGGCACCGGCGGCGAGGACAGTAGCTTTCGGCGGCGGCTGTTGCCTGAATGCCATTCTCACTCGTCATCTGAGTGTCCTGCTTGAAGATAGCGGCCGCCGCGGCCTGTTTGCGCGCCAATTGCCTCCCAATGATGGTGGCATTTCGCTCGGCCAGGCCTGGGTCGCCCTGCAGCGGATCGTGCAATGCGGGAAACGCTGATGTGTCTCGCCGTGCCCGCCCGCGTGGCGGATTTCTTGCCCGGAATCCCATGAGCATGGAACCGGGTTTCGTTCGCCTTCATCTGGCCTTGTCTGCCGA comes from the Georgfuchsia toluolica genome and includes:
- the hypF gene encoding carbamoyltransferase HypF, whose protein sequence is MTEARHIRVTGLVQGVGFRPFVWRLARELELAGWVRNDAAGVEIAAEGETRQLDILIDRLRREAPPLARVEDVCAVSAPARGHGDFVIAASGGGAVTTAIGQDTGLCGDCLDELFKPADRRWRHPFITCTHCGPRYTLTRRLPYDRANTSLVEFPLCPDCKTEYTDPGNRRFHAETLCCPNCGPQLQLLNPAGGPLPGDAIVATLDLLQRGAIVAIKGLGGFHLVCDARNANVVARLRERKAREEKPFAVMAANAASFLPFANCDAAAQALLQAPARPVVLLPKAGIELAGIAPGIQWLGAMLPATPIQWLLFHEAAGRPAGTDWLRDPQSLLLVMTSANPGGEPLVTGNNEALQRLSGIADAFLLHDRDILLRCDDSVMRVSASGPAFLRRARGYTPCPIKLPLSGPSVLALGAALKNTLCITRGDEAFVSAHIGDLDNAATCTFLEETVEHLSGILDVRPEALACDLHPDFHSTRLAHALAERWNLPLIQVQHHHAHLAALAVEHGVSDTLIGCALDGVGLGSDGTPWGGELLSVDDDGSFARLGHLTCLPLPGGDRAAREPWRMAAAVLHRLGRGDEIALRYAAHPAAAQLNTLLERGINAPLTSSLGRVFDAAAALLGLCDNTSFEGQAAMLLEGCAARHSGALRIWGQSWHIEKNQLSLLPLLARLAEWDGSREEAAARFHLTLAHALVDWISALAPAARTVAFGGGCCLNAILTRHLSVLLEDSGRRGLFARQLPPNDGGISLGQAWVALQRIVQCGKR